GAGCAAATAAATTCTGATGCTTTTCCGTTTCCAAAAATATCTGTAAAAGCAGTAGGTTTTACATCAATGAATAACTTTGCTGCATTCATTATTTTTTCTTCATCACAGTTAGCAATCACGGCAGCGCCTGATTCAACCAATTCAACCCATTCGGTTTCAGGGCGAAGAATAATGCATGGTTTTTTATAAAAGAATGCTTCCTTCTGTACTCCGCCCGAATCAGTCATTATAAGCCTTGCGTTACTTTCCAGCATAATCATTTCAAAAAATGAAACCGGTGGAATGATTTGTATTAACGGACTTTTCTGTAATGAATCATATAATTTTTTTTCGATATTCTTTTTTAAAACATTATTGGTTCTCGGATGCAGAGGTATTATAGCTTTCAATCCTGTATATTCAGCAACATTCAGCAGTGAACGAAAAATTGAATTCAGGTTTTCGGGAACATCGGTATTGTGGTCGCGGTGAATGGTACAAAGAAAAAAATCATTTTCCATCAGCTCCAGTTTTTTCAATATTTCCGACGTTTTTGCTTTTTCAGAAAAATACAAAGCATTATCGTACATCACATCGCCACAATGAAAAACGCCGGGATTTTCGTCTGTATACGGAGGTTTTGTATTTTTTCCAATTCCTTCAGTATATAAATTATTTAATCCTGTTTTTGTAGGTGAAAATAATAAAGCTGACAGATGATCGCTTACTACACGATTTATTTCTTCGGGCATGCGACGGTTAAAAGAGCGAAGCCCTGCCTCAACATGTGCAACAGGAATATGAAGTTTAGCAGCAGTTACCGAACCTGCCAGGGTTGAATTTGTATCGCCATAAATTAAAACCAAATCGGGGTTTTCTTTTAACAATACTTTCTCCAAACGTTCCATCATTAGTGCAGTTTGAACAGCATGAGAAGAAGAACCTACATTTAAGTTATAGTCAGGAGAAGGGATTTCCATCTCCCTAAAAAATACTTCCGACATATTATCATCATAATGCTGTCCGGTATGTACAATGACTTCTTTAATCTTATTCTTATAAAAATTCCTTATGCAACGGCTTATTGCAGCAGCCTTTATAATCTGCGGACGCGCTCCTATTATTGTAATTATTTTAATCATATTTCATTACGTTTGTTGTTCGTTGTTCTTTGTTTGTTGTTCAATAAATATTATAATGACAAACCATAAACTACAAACTAAATTAATCCTTCATCTGCAAAGCTAAAATATTTTTCATCACCAATAATGATATGGTCAAGTACAGATATATCAAGAAGTTTTCCTCCTTCTTTCAGTTTTTTTGTGATGTTTTTATCCTGCTCGCTTGGACTCAAGTTTCCCGATGGGTGATTATGACAAAGAATTACACCAACAGCCTTATTTTCGATAGCAATTTTAAAGATCTTCGACGGGTCGGCAACTGTACCAGTTAGCCCGCCTTCGCTGATGCAAAATTTATCAATAACTTTATTGGCGCGATTTAACAATAGTATCCAAAACTCTTCATAATTGCAGTCGGATAACGAAGGATAAAAAATATCAAAAACATCTTTACTCGATTTTATTTTTTCAAGTTCGGCAACTTCAGCCTCTCTCCTTCTGTTTCCAAGTTCCAGTGCAGCCGCTATTGTAGCTGCTTTTGCTTCACCTATGCCTTTATATTTTGTCAGTTCTTTAATTCCAAGTTTTGAAAGATTAATTAAATTATTCCCATTTTGTTTTAAAATATTTTTTGCTACATCAACTGCGTTTTCCTCTTTTGTTCCCGAATGTATAAGGATAGCAAGAAGCTCAGCATTACTGAGTGAAGCTTTACCTTTTTCAATAAATTTTTCGCGTGGACGATCATCGTCAGCCCATGTTTTTATTGAATTTGATTTTGTCAACATAATAAAATTGTTACAATAAGCTCACATTTTAATTTGTCCTGTCAAATGAATATTTGCCATTTGAAATTAAAAATATCTTCAAATTTATTAAATTCCTTGATTTAAAAAAAATAAAAAGCCTTTCCCATTACAGGAAAGGCTCACCCCAAAGCATTATGAAAAAACTATAATGCGTTAATCTTCCTGGCCAGCTTCGATTTTAAATTGGAAGCTTTGTTTTTGTGTATCACACCTTTTTTTGCCAGTTTGTCAAGCATAGCAACTACAGCAGGATGGTCTTTCTTAGCCTCTTCCTTATCTTTAGTGCCTCTGAATTTCTTCACCGCATTACGTGTTGTTTTAGCTTTAACTCTATTTTCATCACGCCTGCTTTCGTTGCTGCGGATTCTCTTTTTTGCTGATTTATGGTATGCCATAATAATTAATTTTTCTTAAAAATGTAGCCCGTAGGGGATTCGAACCCCTGATTTCTAGGATGAAAACCTAGCGTCCTGGGCCAGCTAGACGAACGGGCCTCTTTAAACGAGGTGCAAAGGTAAAAAAATATTTCATTTCAACAAAATTATTGAAAAAATAATATTAATTGTTTATTCCGAATCATCCCGGTCAACCTGGAAACGGAATCCCAAGCGTTTGCCTGTTCGTAAATTCATTGAATTCTCAAGCCTTTCCGAAACACTTACCACCTTTACACTATCATAAACTGGGGTTAATAAATCAAAATCGACACAATAACTTATTGCTGTTTCTAAAATTTTTTTCATAGCCGGACGATCGAGACGGGTCTTTGAAAAGTTATTATACATAAGACCTATCTGCCTTTTACCTTCTACAAAATAATGATATTCTTTATTGATAAATATTCTGGCTATCAGGTACCCCAAGTCGTTCACACGATTGTATTTATATGAATCGGCAAGAAAGTTATACATACTGATTACCCCACAATAAGAACGGGTAATATCCTGTTTTATATAACTTAAATTCATTATATCATGTTCGCGAGGAAATTCAAAAACATTAGTATGCATTGAAATAGTAAGCATATCGCCGCCAAATTTCAATTCAGCCTCAAACTCGCCATGATCCGAATAGCTGAATGGTATCCGCTTATCAACTTTGGTTACTTTCTTTTTTACATTTTCTATCATATCCTTAGCAAGGCGTTTCATATCCTGAAAGGATTCATAAGTATTATTATACACATCCAGCTTCATCCCTCCCTTTTCAAGAATCTTTTCCACAAGGGGAAGTTTTTTCATTTCATCGTCAGTCATGGCAGAAAATTATATTTAACGAGTAACAAACTTACAAAATATTTTTATATATAAGAAGTTATTTGATTTTTGATTTAAGATTTTAGATTTTAGATTTTAGCTTCCTGCAACGGATCAGATTTTATACCAAATGTTAATTTATAATAGTCCAAAGGATATTATAAATTTTACAATGGTTATGCCGATGACATAGATGTTATAGTACAATTTATTGGACTATTACATATATACAATCGGTATTAGAATTGTGTTTCCTCCATAGTGGACTACTTACAATATTTTTTTGGCAACAGCTTCGGCAACACGTTCCCCGTCAATAGCTGATGAAACGATTCCACCTGCATATCCTGCACCTTCGCCACATGGAAATAAATTTTTAATCTGAATATGTTCCAACGTGTGTGCATCACGTGTTATCCTTACCGGTGATGAAGTACGCGATTCCACAGCAAACAAGGTAGCTTCATTAGTATAAAAACCTTTCATCTTTTTATCGAATTCTGTAAAAGCTTCTTGTATTGATGAAATAATAACCTTCGGAAATATTTCGCTCAAAGGTGCTGAAGTAATTCCCTGCCTGTATGAAACGGTATTAAAAGAAGAGGAAATCTTATTTTCACAAAAATCGGACATACGTTGAGCTGGGGCAAAATGATTACTTCCGCCAGCCACAAATGCAATATTCTCAAGCATTTTTTGAAATTGAAGCCCTGATAATGCGCCCTCGCCATATGATTTAAAATCATTTTCATTCACGGTAACAACAATACCGGAATTGGCAAACGGCTGATTCCGTCGGCTGTTCGACATACCATTCAGCACCAGCTCATCCTGTGAAGTTGATGAATCAACAATGGTTCCACCGGGGCACATACAAAATGAAAAAACGCCTTTTCCGCCAAATTGCCCGGCTAAACTATATGCAGAGGCAGGTAAATATTTTCCACGGCTTTTTTGATGATATTGAATTTCATCAATAATCTGTTGCGGATGTTCAACGCGAAAGCCTACAGCGAAAGAGCTGGGTTCAATAAATATTTTTTTTCTTTCGAGAAGATAAAAAATATCTCTTGCAGAATGCCCGGTTGCCAATATCAAAGCTTTTCCATGATACTCATTCCCCTTGGACGTAACAACACTTTCAAATGAATTATCTTTTATTTTTATATCAACGATCCTGTTTTCAAAATGAAACATTCCTCCATATTCTTCTATGGTTTGCCTTATTGCTGCAATAATCGGGGGAAGCTTATCAGTACCTATATGTGGATGCGAATCGTAAAGTATTTCGGCACTTGCGCCATGCATATAAAACAACTGTAAAATACGGTTCACATCGCCACGTTTGGTTGATCGTGTATATAGCTTTCCATCGGAAAATGTACCTGCACCTCCTTCGCCAAAACAATAATTTGAATCGGGGTTTATTAATCTTTCACGATGAATATTTGTAATATCATATCTTCGGTCATGAACACTTTTTCCTCTTTCAATAATAACAGGTTTCATACCCAGCTCAATACATTTTAATGCAGCAAAAAGTCCGGCAGGTCCTGCTCCTGCTATAATTACAACTGGACTTTGGGTTACATTTTTAAATGGTATATCGAATTTATTTTGCTCCGGTAATTCACTAATAAAAACATCATACTGGCAGCGATACACAATTTTTTGTTTACGCGCATCGAGCGAACGTCTTACAAGCCTTATACCTGTAATGTCGTTCAAATCCACATGCAGGACTTTTGAAATAATATTTTTCTGATTTTCGGAATGAAAAAATTGTTCTGGAGTAAATGCCAGCTCTATTTGTTTTTTCATCAGCTTATTCGAAAAGAAATGATAACTGAAATATTTTTGAATTTATTCTATCAATGGAAGTAGTATATACCGTATTGTCGCGCTTAAGCATATCACGCATTCCATATATCATTTTTAATTCAGTTGTTAATTTAAAGTAGTTTAAATAAAATTCAAAACCAACTCCAAGGTCGCAGCAAATGTCGTTTTGCTTCAGTTTTACCAAATCATTCTCTTTATCTTTTTTCTTCGCTTGCGAAGCAAGGTCAATACTGTATTGTGCCCCTCCAATTATATATGCCCTGAAATTATTTAAACGTTTCGAAGTATATTTAAGCATCAAAGGAAAATCAATAAAAGTTGATTCAATTTTTTTTGTTGTTTTTACAATGCTATCTTTAATGCTTAGTGTATAAATCAGGTTTCTTTGTCCGAAAGAAAGCGTAGGTATAAACCTTAGGTTAGAAAATTCACCCAGCCTTAAATCGGAAACTATACCAATATTGAATCCCAGTTGTGGGTCTGATTCAATTACAAACAACGAATCGCTTACATAATTTTCAGCAGTACGAATAGAAAAATCCATTTTATTCAGACATAATGCAAAGCCAAAATGATAGGGTTTTAAATCAAACTTTGGTAGATTCTCAATCCGTGGTTTTTGAGCAAATACAAAAACAGGGATAAGAATTATTATCCATAAAAACTTCCTGTAGTATATTAATCTTCTTTTCAAAAATTTATTATTCCGTGAA
The nucleotide sequence above comes from Bacteroidales bacterium. Encoded proteins:
- the rpsT gene encoding 30S ribosomal protein S20, which translates into the protein MAYHKSAKKRIRSNESRRDENRVKAKTTRNAVKKFRGTKDKEEAKKDHPAVVAMLDKLAKKGVIHKNKASNLKSKLARKINAL
- the radC gene encoding DNA repair protein RadC gives rise to the protein MLTKSNSIKTWADDDRPREKFIEKGKASLSNAELLAILIHSGTKEENAVDVAKNILKQNGNNLINLSKLGIKELTKYKGIGEAKAATIAAALELGNRRREAEVAELEKIKSSKDVFDIFYPSLSDCNYEEFWILLLNRANKVIDKFCISEGGLTGTVADPSKIFKIAIENKAVGVILCHNHPSGNLSPSEQDKNITKKLKEGGKLLDISVLDHIIIGDEKYFSFADEGLI
- the wecB gene encoding UDP-N-acetylglucosamine 2-epimerase (non-hydrolyzing) is translated as MIKIITIIGARPQIIKAAAISRCIRNFYKNKIKEVIVHTGQHYDDNMSEVFFREMEIPSPDYNLNVGSSSHAVQTALMMERLEKVLLKENPDLVLIYGDTNSTLAGSVTAAKLHIPVAHVEAGLRSFNRRMPEEINRVVSDHLSALLFSPTKTGLNNLYTEGIGKNTKPPYTDENPGVFHCGDVMYDNALYFSEKAKTSEILKKLELMENDFFLCTIHRDHNTDVPENLNSIFRSLLNVAEYTGLKAIIPLHPRTNNVLKKNIEKKLYDSLQKSPLIQIIPPVSFFEMIMLESNARLIMTDSGGVQKEAFFYKKPCIILRPETEWVELVESGAAVIANCDEEKIMNAAKLFIDVKPTAFTDIFGNGKASEFICSEILDMFKNK
- a CDS encoding porin family protein; protein product: MKRRLIYYRKFLWIIILIPVFVFAQKPRIENLPKFDLKPYHFGFALCLNKMDFSIRTAENYVSDSLFVIESDPQLGFNIGIVSDLRLGEFSNLRFIPTLSFGQRNLIYTLSIKDSIVKTTKKIESTFIDFPLMLKYTSKRLNNFRAYIIGGAQYSIDLASQAKKKDKENDLVKLKQNDICCDLGVGFEFYLNYFKLTTELKMIYGMRDMLKRDNTVYTTSIDRINSKIFQLSFLFE
- a CDS encoding NAD(P)/FAD-dependent oxidoreductase — its product is MKKQIELAFTPEQFFHSENQKNIISKVLHVDLNDITGIRLVRRSLDARKQKIVYRCQYDVFISELPEQNKFDIPFKNVTQSPVVIIAGAGPAGLFAALKCIELGMKPVIIERGKSVHDRRYDITNIHRERLINPDSNYCFGEGGAGTFSDGKLYTRSTKRGDVNRILQLFYMHGASAEILYDSHPHIGTDKLPPIIAAIRQTIEEYGGMFHFENRIVDIKIKDNSFESVVTSKGNEYHGKALILATGHSARDIFYLLERKKIFIEPSSFAVGFRVEHPQQIIDEIQYHQKSRGKYLPASAYSLAGQFGGKGVFSFCMCPGGTIVDSSTSQDELVLNGMSNSRRNQPFANSGIVVTVNENDFKSYGEGALSGLQFQKMLENIAFVAGGSNHFAPAQRMSDFCENKISSSFNTVSYRQGITSAPLSEIFPKVIISSIQEAFTEFDKKMKGFYTNEATLFAVESRTSSPVRITRDAHTLEHIQIKNLFPCGEGAGYAGGIVSSAIDGERVAEAVAKKIL